From Denitrovibrio acetiphilus DSM 12809, the proteins below share one genomic window:
- the murA gene encoding UDP-N-acetylglucosamine 1-carboxyvinyltransferase: protein MDKLVIDGGRPLKGSIRISGAKNAALPILAAVILADGEFKISEAPELVDINTMLKLLNELGISSKRDGRTVTLKSKFEPEKIEAPYELVKTMRASVLTLGPLVARKGRARVSLPGGCAIGERPVDLHLKALEAMGAEIKVEHGYVEAVCERLKGAEITFDIVTVTGTENIMMAATLAEGETVLRNAAQEPEVVDLARFLKKMGADIEGEGTKEIRIKGMNSLNSADYIVMPDRIEAGTFLCCVAGVGGEVELTNVPLLQMRTTLEKLKESGVKIEKINDTTLKVIKNKPLSATDITTLPYPGFPTDMQAQFMAVMACSEGVSVATETIFENRFMHVAELKRMGADIKLKDKSAIIKGVAKLTGAPVMASDLRASASLVIAALMAEGETTVSRLYHLDRGYENFVDKLNGVGAKLKRVKE, encoded by the coding sequence TTGGATAAACTTGTAATAGATGGTGGAAGACCTTTAAAGGGTTCCATCCGGATTAGTGGTGCTAAGAATGCAGCTCTGCCGATTCTGGCGGCTGTTATTCTCGCAGATGGCGAATTTAAAATATCTGAAGCACCGGAGCTTGTTGATATCAATACAATGCTTAAGCTGTTGAATGAGCTGGGCATTTCATCAAAAAGAGACGGGAGAACCGTCACACTCAAAAGCAAATTCGAACCTGAAAAAATAGAAGCTCCCTATGAACTGGTAAAAACTATGCGTGCAAGCGTGCTCACTCTCGGACCTCTGGTTGCGAGAAAAGGGCGTGCACGGGTTTCTCTGCCGGGTGGTTGTGCCATAGGTGAACGTCCTGTCGATCTGCATCTGAAAGCCCTGGAGGCTATGGGGGCAGAGATTAAAGTTGAGCACGGCTATGTCGAAGCTGTGTGCGAAAGGCTGAAGGGCGCTGAGATTACATTTGATATTGTTACAGTAACAGGTACAGAGAATATCATGATGGCTGCAACCCTTGCAGAAGGGGAAACAGTTCTCCGCAATGCTGCTCAGGAGCCGGAAGTTGTTGACCTTGCCCGCTTTCTGAAAAAGATGGGGGCAGACATTGAAGGTGAAGGTACAAAAGAGATCCGCATTAAGGGGATGAACAGCCTGAACAGTGCTGACTATATCGTTATGCCTGACAGGATAGAAGCCGGAACATTTCTCTGCTGTGTCGCAGGAGTCGGCGGTGAAGTGGAGCTTACGAATGTGCCCTTACTGCAGATGAGAACAACACTGGAGAAGCTTAAAGAGTCCGGTGTTAAAATAGAAAAGATTAACGACACAACTCTGAAGGTTATCAAAAACAAACCGCTGAGTGCTACTGATATAACAACCCTCCCGTACCCGGGATTTCCTACGGATATGCAGGCGCAGTTTATGGCTGTTATGGCTTGCAGCGAAGGAGTTTCCGTTGCTACCGAGACCATCTTTGAAAACAGGTTTATGCATGTTGCAGAGCTAAAGAGGATGGGGGCGGATATTAAGCTGAAAGACAAATCTGCAATTATCAAAGGCGTTGCTAAACTGACAGGTGCTCCTGTAATGGCTTCTGATCTTCGTGCAAGCGCAAGCCTTGTTATTGCTGCTCTCATGGCGGAGGGGGAGACAACTGTTTCCAGACTTTATCATCTGGACAGAGGGTACGAAAATTTTGTTGATAAGCTGAACGGTGTGGGTGCAAAACTAAAACGGGTTAAAGAATAA
- the prmC gene encoding peptide chain release factor N(5)-glutamine methyltransferase: MNVAEYLQYLQTEYFDNRSDAIEFASHTTGIPYTLISVNLNEHVEITRETKQKLARINADEPLAYVIQNKNFYGLDMYVDENVLIPRPETEILVDEALKFAGKRENLRVLDICTGSGCILTALMSSLPDSEGIGLDISEGALDAAKFNADTHGIAERVDFVKGDALRIKELGLGTFDIVTCNPPYLSESEWLLSAKSLKYEPKNALSAGKDDILFYKKLLDMIPYLCNKNGGGAFFELGIGQYQKLLDSGYAKDCSVTKDYQHIERVVSWINL; this comes from the coding sequence GTGAATGTTGCAGAATATTTACAATATCTTCAAACAGAATATTTTGATAATAGAAGTGATGCCATTGAGTTTGCTTCACACACTACAGGAATACCCTATACTCTTATTTCTGTGAATCTTAACGAACATGTTGAGATTACAAGAGAAACTAAACAAAAGCTTGCCCGCATTAATGCAGATGAACCTCTTGCCTATGTTATTCAGAATAAAAATTTTTATGGTCTTGATATGTATGTTGATGAAAATGTACTTATCCCCAGACCTGAGACGGAAATACTGGTGGATGAGGCGTTGAAGTTTGCAGGCAAAAGGGAAAATTTGCGTGTTCTTGACATATGTACAGGGTCAGGATGCATACTCACAGCTTTGATGAGCAGTTTGCCGGACTCTGAGGGGATCGGGCTGGATATAAGCGAAGGTGCTCTTGACGCTGCAAAATTTAATGCTGATACACATGGGATAGCCGAACGGGTTGATTTTGTGAAAGGGGATGCATTAAGGATAAAGGAACTTGGATTAGGGACTTTTGACATTGTCACATGCAACCCGCCTTATCTTTCAGAATCAGAGTGGCTGTTGTCTGCTAAATCATTGAAATATGAACCTAAAAACGCCCTTTCAGCAGGTAAAGACGACATTTTATTTTATAAAAAACTATTGGACATGATACCTTATTTATGTAATAAAAACGGGGGTGGTGCATTCTTTGAACTGGGCATCGGGCAGTACCAAAAGCTGCTTGATTCCGGATATGCAAAAGACTGTTCTGTCACCAAAGATTATCAGCATATTGAAAGGGTAGTTAGTTGGATAAACTTGTAA
- the prfA gene encoding peptide chain release factor 1: MFDKLDEVRKKYYELTDKLVDPELMKDNMAFQKTAKEHAELKPVVERYEEYLAEKEAVDEAHSIIKTSDDKDLVELAEMELEEKKGVLDELEDELKKSLLTKDPYDDKNIFLEIRAGTGGDEASLFAGDLLKMYTKYAEMNGWKVEVVDFNETGVGGYKEVVALVKGHGAYSKLKFEAGGHRVQRVPETESGGRIHTSACTVAVLPEAEDVDVHIEQKDLRIDVFRASGAGGQHVNTTDSAVRMTHIPTGVVVSCQDERSQIKNREKAMKLLKSKILEAEIQKKQSAEAASRKLQVGSGDRSERIRTYNFPQNRVTDHRIKESANLDRFLLGEMEDMIDATIAFDQAERLQESGLG; the protein is encoded by the coding sequence ATGTTTGATAAACTGGATGAAGTCAGAAAGAAATATTATGAACTAACCGACAAGCTCGTGGATCCGGAGTTGATGAAAGACAATATGGCTTTTCAGAAAACAGCGAAGGAACACGCAGAGCTTAAGCCTGTTGTGGAGAGATACGAAGAATATCTTGCTGAGAAAGAAGCGGTTGATGAAGCGCACAGCATTATAAAGACCTCTGACGATAAAGATCTTGTGGAACTCGCCGAGATGGAACTTGAAGAGAAGAAGGGTGTTCTTGATGAGCTTGAAGACGAGCTCAAAAAGTCACTTCTCACCAAAGATCCTTACGATGATAAGAATATTTTCCTTGAAATAAGGGCAGGTACAGGCGGTGACGAAGCGTCACTTTTTGCCGGAGACCTTTTGAAAATGTATACTAAATACGCTGAAATGAACGGCTGGAAAGTTGAAGTAGTTGACTTTAACGAAACCGGTGTTGGCGGCTATAAAGAAGTGGTGGCGCTTGTTAAGGGGCATGGAGCCTATAGCAAGCTTAAGTTCGAGGCTGGCGGGCACAGGGTTCAGCGTGTGCCGGAGACAGAATCCGGCGGTCGTATACACACATCAGCCTGCACAGTGGCGGTATTGCCAGAGGCGGAAGATGTCGATGTGCATATCGAGCAGAAAGATCTGCGTATAGACGTTTTCCGTGCAAGCGGAGCGGGTGGTCAGCATGTTAACACAACAGACTCTGCCGTTAGAATGACCCACATCCCGACAGGCGTTGTTGTTTCATGTCAGGATGAAAGAAGCCAGATCAAAAACCGTGAAAAGGCTATGAAGCTTCTCAAGTCTAAAATTCTTGAAGCTGAGATACAGAAGAAGCAGTCCGCAGAGGCTGCAAGCCGTAAACTTCAGGTTGGCTCCGGCGACAGAAGCGAACGGATCAGAACTTATAATTTTCCTCAGAACAGAGTTACAGATCACCGTATTAAAGAGTCCGCAAACCTTGACAGATTCCTTTTGGGTGAAATGGAAGATATGATTGATGCTACAATTGCCTTCGATCAGGCTGAACGTCTTCAGGAATCAGGTTTAGGATAA
- a CDS encoding DUF1385 domain-containing protein: MSKPSIGGQAVIEGVMMRAPSKFVIAVRKSKDEIVLKKEEVKIDKNWLFKKPLVRGLIALYDALILGIRALNFSAYHSTGEGEEKVGKWAMFFSMATGIGLGLLLFIYLPLQVTELSKHIFPAAEHSSLVYNGIDGIVRVVFFVIYVWVISFMKDIKRVFEYHGAEHKAIFTYEQGLDLTVENARLQSRFHPRCGTSFLIILMLVCIMVFSLIPNDANFFIKLGARLVFIPVIAGISYEILKFSGKHFENPIMKLLILPGLLVQKITTQEPDDSQLEVALISIRASLDMPIPEEGITIL, translated from the coding sequence ATGTCAAAACCTAGCATCGGCGGGCAGGCTGTCATCGAAGGCGTTATGATGAGAGCTCCCTCTAAATTTGTGATCGCTGTCCGGAAAAGCAAAGATGAAATAGTCCTCAAGAAAGAGGAAGTGAAAATAGATAAAAACTGGCTTTTCAAAAAGCCTCTTGTGCGAGGGCTCATTGCTCTTTACGATGCCCTGATACTCGGCATCCGTGCTCTGAACTTCAGCGCCTATCACTCCACCGGAGAAGGTGAGGAGAAGGTAGGTAAATGGGCAATGTTTTTCAGTATGGCGACAGGCATAGGGCTTGGTCTCCTGCTCTTCATATACCTTCCGCTTCAGGTGACGGAGCTTTCTAAACACATATTTCCTGCTGCGGAGCACTCGTCTCTTGTGTATAACGGGATTGATGGGATAGTTCGGGTGGTGTTTTTTGTTATATATGTGTGGGTAATATCTTTTATGAAAGACATAAAACGTGTGTTTGAGTACCACGGAGCCGAACACAAGGCTATATTCACCTATGAACAGGGACTTGATCTTACTGTTGAAAATGCACGCTTACAGAGCAGGTTTCACCCCAGATGCGGAACAAGTTTTCTGATTATACTTATGCTGGTGTGCATAATGGTTTTTTCGCTGATACCTAATGATGCAAACTTTTTTATTAAGCTTGGTGCAAGGCTTGTGTTTATCCCTGTGATAGCAGGTATCAGCTATGAGATACTGAAGTTCAGCGGAAAGCACTTTGAAAATCCAATAATGAAATTATTAATACTCCCCGGTCTTCTCGTACAGAAGATAACGACTCAGGAGCCGGATGACAGTCAGCTTGAGGTGGCGCTTATATCCATCAGAGCTTCTCTTGATATGCCCATTCCTGAGGAAGGGATAACTATACTCTAA
- the rpmE gene encoding 50S ribosomal protein L31, whose protein sequence is MRKDIHPDYKDITFRCACGAEFHTKSTVDQDKASVAICAECHPFFTGKQKFIDTAGRVEKFMKKYNKNK, encoded by the coding sequence ATGAGAAAAGATATTCATCCTGACTACAAAGACATCACTTTCAGATGTGCTTGCGGAGCAGAGTTTCACACAAAATCAACTGTTGATCAAGATAAAGCATCAGTGGCTATTTGTGCTGAATGTCACCCGTTCTTTACCGGTAAGCAGAAGTTTATTGACACTGCCGGCCGTGTAGAGAAGTTCATGAAAAAATACAACAAAAACAAGTAA
- the rho gene encoding transcription termination factor Rho, giving the protein MNLTDLKKKPIEELVEIAISTGIENSDGLLKQELIFEILKQTSARNGQIYGQGVIEILPDGFGFLRSPNYNYLPGPDDIYVSPAQIRKFGLRNGDTVAGEIRPPKDNEKYFALLKVEEVNFEAASRIRTLFENLTPLFPEERLQLEYKPIAYETRIMNLLAPIGKGQRALIVAPPKTGKTMLLKSIANAITTNHPEVFLIILLIDERPEEVTDMQRSVDAEVISSTFDEPAYRHVQVAEMVLNKAKRLVEHKKDVVILLDSITRLARAYNSIEPPSGKVLSGGVDSNALHKPKRFFGAARNIEEGGSLSIIASALVDTGSRMDEVIYEEFKGTGNMELHLDRRLVERRTFPAIDINKSGTRREELLLTKDELNKIWILRRFLSNMNAVDAMEFLLDKMKGTKSNIEFLENMGK; this is encoded by the coding sequence GTGAACCTTACTGATTTGAAAAAGAAACCCATCGAAGAACTGGTGGAAATAGCCATTTCTACAGGCATCGAGAACTCAGACGGACTCCTTAAACAAGAACTAATCTTTGAAATACTCAAACAAACAAGTGCAAGAAACGGACAGATATATGGACAGGGTGTCATAGAGATACTTCCTGACGGATTCGGATTCCTCCGCTCTCCTAACTATAACTATCTGCCGGGACCTGACGATATTTATGTCTCACCAGCTCAGATCCGTAAATTCGGTCTTAGAAACGGTGACACTGTCGCAGGCGAGATAAGACCGCCGAAAGACAATGAGAAATACTTCGCTCTCTTAAAAGTGGAAGAGGTCAATTTTGAGGCTGCATCAAGGATACGGACTCTGTTTGAAAACCTCACACCGCTCTTTCCGGAGGAGAGGCTGCAGCTTGAGTACAAGCCGATAGCTTACGAGACACGTATTATGAACCTGCTTGCTCCTATCGGTAAAGGGCAGAGGGCACTTATCGTGGCTCCCCCGAAAACAGGTAAAACAATGCTTCTGAAAAGCATTGCAAACGCCATCACCACCAACCATCCGGAAGTTTTCCTCATTATCCTGCTTATAGACGAAAGACCAGAAGAAGTTACTGACATGCAGCGTTCTGTTGACGCTGAGGTTATCAGTTCAACATTTGACGAACCGGCTTACAGGCACGTTCAAGTTGCAGAAATGGTTCTGAATAAAGCGAAAAGGCTTGTTGAACATAAGAAAGACGTGGTTATTCTGCTCGACTCTATAACAAGACTTGCGAGAGCATACAACTCCATTGAACCGCCGTCAGGTAAAGTCCTTTCCGGTGGTGTGGATTCCAACGCTCTGCACAAGCCAAAAAGATTTTTTGGTGCAGCCAGAAATATAGAAGAAGGCGGTTCACTCTCAATCATTGCATCTGCTCTGGTTGACACTGGTTCCAGAATGGACGAAGTTATCTATGAAGAGTTCAAAGGAACTGGCAACATGGAGCTTCACCTCGACAGAAGACTTGTTGAGCGCAGAACATTCCCTGCTATTGATATCAACAAATCAGGCACAAGACGGGAAGAACTGCTTCTTACAAAAGATGAGCTTAACAAGATATGGATACTCCGCCGCTTCCTGTCAAACATGAATGCTGTGGACGCTATGGAATTTCTCCTTGATAAGATGAAAGGGACAAAATCCAATATTGAGTTTCTGGAAAACATGGGGAAATAA
- a CDS encoding pyruvate, water dikinase regulatory protein, with product MSDRIYIISDGTGQSAMSIMRAALLQFDKPDAKFTVYSMVDREEQLVSILNHAKMDYSFIAYTMVSKGFRDIVRRFCAENGLKSIDLLGPPLDSLESYMGKPQLEKPGLLRKVDEKYFKRIEAMEFTLTHDDGKLMRGMNEADLIILGLSRTSKTPTSFFLAQQGFKVVNIPLVPEIPIPEEVFKVEQHKVVLLVMDPEVLQKVRSARLRHYKTTSNYNNLPKIFAEVEFCYELIRKNRKWSMIDTTNKSIEETAREIIHTVYGRDMEL from the coding sequence ATGTCTGACAGAATCTACATTATTTCTGACGGTACTGGTCAAAGTGCCATGAGCATCATGCGCGCAGCTCTTTTGCAGTTTGACAAGCCGGATGCAAAGTTTACTGTTTATTCCATGGTGGACAGAGAGGAACAGCTTGTTTCAATCCTGAATCACGCCAAAATGGACTATTCCTTTATAGCCTATACAATGGTTAGTAAAGGTTTCAGGGACATCGTGAGGAGATTCTGCGCTGAGAACGGACTTAAAAGCATTGACCTGCTTGGACCGCCGCTTGACAGCCTGGAAAGTTATATGGGCAAGCCTCAGCTGGAAAAACCGGGACTTCTGCGTAAGGTTGACGAAAAATATTTCAAGCGTATCGAAGCGATGGAGTTTACACTCACCCACGACGACGGGAAGCTTATGAGGGGGATGAACGAGGCAGACCTCATCATCCTCGGGTTGTCACGCACATCAAAGACACCGACATCTTTTTTCCTTGCTCAGCAGGGATTTAAAGTTGTTAATATTCCGCTTGTTCCGGAGATACCTATTCCTGAAGAGGTTTTTAAGGTGGAACAGCATAAAGTCGTTCTGCTGGTTATGGACCCTGAAGTTCTGCAAAAAGTGCGTTCTGCGCGGCTGCGTCACTATAAAACCACTAGTAATTATAATAATCTGCCGAAAATCTTTGCTGAAGTTGAATTTTGTTACGAGCTTATCCGTAAAAATCGTAAGTGGAGCATGATAGACACCACGAATAAGAGTATTGAGGAAACCGCAAGGGAGATAATACACACTGTTTATGGTAGGGACATGGAATTATAG
- the ligA gene encoding NAD-dependent DNA ligase LigA — MDYRELVDKLNYYSKKYYVEDDPVVADAEYDKLYNELLRIEAEDPSIISHDSPSQRVGDKPVTGLENVTHEIKLLSLSNAYSREELEKFVENIWDEYPGAEIVVEPKIDGAAMVLTYEDGKLVRGATRGDGTTGEDVTHNIRTIRSLPLEIEKSGRMIIRGEVFMPVASFERLNRLKGEKGEKLFANPRNAAAGTLKLLDSKTAYERGLDVFLYGMDMGGTEHHLKDMELMKSLGFNINEMTRKFNNFEDIWAHVEYIGSRRNSLEYDIDGAVIKVDSKAYQRSLGSTIKSPKWAIAYKYPAQEAVTILRDVDFQVGRTGSITPVAKLEPVFLAGSTISNATLHNEDEIARLGIKIGDKVTIRKGGDIIPKVVRPIIDERDGSERDIEFLSNCPVCQSKLQKEETDINRKCINPVCPAQRKLKLLHFASRKAMDIQGFGEALVNKLVDDGELHDVADIYEKRFDYLKEEDGYGEKSVQKLHEAIENSKKKPFDKVLYGLGIRHVGERTAQVLAEYFGDIDKLVSADEEALVNVRDIGSETAGAIVNSFANDDLSNIINRLKKSGLCFTAEKKEKASDVLNGKTFVVTGTLSLPRDYFKKVIESNGGKVLSAVSGKLDYLLVGENAGSKLEKAQKLGVAIIDESGLTKMLKGE, encoded by the coding sequence ATGGACTACAGAGAGCTTGTTGATAAACTGAATTACTACAGCAAAAAGTACTACGTTGAGGATGATCCGGTTGTCGCCGATGCGGAGTACGACAAGCTTTATAATGAGCTTTTGAGGATAGAGGCGGAAGACCCTTCAATAATATCCCACGATTCCCCTTCGCAGCGTGTCGGAGATAAGCCTGTGACAGGTCTTGAGAATGTGACACATGAAATCAAACTTCTTTCCCTCTCAAACGCTTACAGCAGAGAAGAGCTGGAGAAGTTTGTTGAAAACATATGGGATGAATACCCCGGGGCGGAAATCGTTGTTGAGCCGAAGATAGACGGCGCAGCCATGGTGCTGACATATGAAGATGGAAAGCTTGTTCGGGGTGCTACCAGAGGTGACGGGACAACAGGAGAGGATGTTACGCATAATATACGTACAATCCGCTCACTTCCTCTGGAGATAGAAAAATCAGGCAGGATGATTATCCGCGGTGAAGTTTTTATGCCTGTTGCCTCATTTGAACGTCTGAACAGGCTTAAAGGTGAAAAGGGTGAAAAACTCTTCGCAAACCCAAGGAACGCCGCCGCAGGTACGCTGAAGCTTCTGGATAGTAAAACAGCTTACGAGAGAGGGCTTGACGTATTCCTGTACGGGATGGATATGGGTGGGACTGAACATCATCTAAAAGATATGGAGCTGATGAAGAGTCTCGGTTTTAATATTAATGAGATGACTAGGAAGTTTAATAACTTCGAAGATATATGGGCTCATGTGGAGTATATCGGCAGCAGACGCAACAGCCTTGAGTACGACATAGACGGTGCTGTTATCAAGGTGGACAGTAAAGCTTATCAGCGTTCGCTTGGGAGCACGATCAAAAGTCCAAAATGGGCTATAGCGTATAAGTATCCGGCGCAGGAGGCTGTTACAATACTCCGTGATGTTGATTTCCAGGTGGGGCGAACAGGGAGCATAACGCCTGTGGCAAAGCTTGAACCTGTTTTTCTCGCAGGGTCTACCATTTCAAATGCAACTCTGCACAACGAAGATGAAATTGCCCGCCTCGGTATAAAAATAGGCGACAAGGTGACGATAAGAAAGGGTGGCGACATAATCCCCAAGGTCGTACGACCTATAATTGACGAACGTGACGGGAGTGAACGCGACATAGAATTTCTCTCAAACTGCCCCGTCTGCCAGAGTAAATTACAGAAAGAAGAGACAGACATAAACAGAAAATGCATAAATCCCGTCTGTCCTGCACAGCGAAAGCTGAAACTGCTGCACTTCGCATCCCGTAAGGCTATGGATATTCAGGGGTTTGGCGAAGCTTTAGTTAACAAGCTTGTTGATGACGGCGAGCTTCACGATGTTGCAGATATTTATGAAAAACGTTTTGACTATCTCAAAGAGGAAGACGGCTACGGGGAGAAATCAGTTCAGAAGCTCCATGAGGCTATAGAAAATTCTAAAAAGAAACCTTTTGATAAGGTGCTTTACGGGCTTGGTATTCGCCATGTTGGAGAGCGTACGGCGCAGGTTCTTGCGGAATATTTCGGTGATATAGATAAACTTGTCTCCGCAGATGAAGAGGCACTTGTTAACGTTCGTGATATCGGCTCTGAGACAGCGGGGGCAATTGTAAATTCCTTTGCAAACGATGATCTTTCAAATATCATCAACAGACTTAAAAAGTCAGGGCTCTGCTTTACTGCGGAAAAGAAAGAGAAGGCATCAGATGTCCTTAACGGTAAAACATTTGTAGTGACAGGGACTTTAAGTTTGCCGAGAGATTATTTTAAGAAAGTAATAGAATCTAACGGCGGTAAAGTTCTGAGCGCTGTTTCCGGAAAACTTGATTATCTGCTTGTTGGTGAGAATGCAGGAAGCAAGCTTGAAAAGGCACAGAAGCTTGGCGTTGCCATCATTGATGAGAGCGGACTCACAAAAATGCTTAAGGGAGAGTAG
- a CDS encoding peptidase U32 family protein, translating into MNKPELLSPAGSFEKLKAAVRFGADAVYLAGAGYGLRVRASNFELPEMEEAFRYLHERGRKGYVTVNAFLKNRELDGVRKYIGELKDIRPDALIISDPGVFRIAREVAPEIPVHISTQANVTNLSAVEFWHELGAERVILAREVTGDETAFICKSTPCEVEVFVHGAMCISMSGRCLISNYMTGRDANAGDCAQSCRWKYALVEESRDGQYFPVAEDDRGTYFYNSKDLCLLPRVNDLAGVGVKSLKIEGRMKSVMYVSTVTGVYRQAIDAAAEGDYSVKDEWIKLLTSVSHREYTEASYSGQAYSSSMNYGTSSYVRGCDFLAIVEGDAEGGVFIDAKAKFGKGEKVMLLTPDMKETEIEAGSIIALNGIEEINTKPGMKYILRGLSAPEGSLIRRYA; encoded by the coding sequence ATGAATAAACCTGAATTGCTTTCCCCGGCGGGAAGTTTTGAAAAGCTGAAAGCTGCTGTGCGGTTTGGCGCAGATGCTGTTTATCTCGCAGGTGCGGGCTACGGACTTCGTGTCCGTGCTTCGAATTTTGAGCTTCCGGAGATGGAAGAAGCTTTCAGATATCTGCACGAAAGAGGGAGGAAGGGCTATGTTACTGTAAATGCATTTCTGAAAAACCGCGAACTTGACGGTGTAAGGAAATATATCGGAGAGCTGAAGGATATCAGACCGGACGCTCTTATCATATCTGATCCCGGTGTTTTCCGGATAGCCCGTGAGGTGGCTCCGGAGATACCTGTTCATATAAGCACACAGGCAAATGTTACCAATCTGTCCGCTGTGGAGTTCTGGCACGAGCTGGGTGCAGAGCGGGTTATACTTGCCCGTGAAGTCACAGGTGACGAAACAGCCTTTATCTGCAAAAGCACCCCATGCGAAGTTGAAGTTTTTGTTCATGGTGCCATGTGTATATCCATGTCCGGAAGATGCCTCATAAGCAACTATATGACAGGAAGGGATGCAAACGCAGGAGACTGTGCACAGAGCTGCCGGTGGAAATACGCTCTTGTGGAAGAGAGCAGAGACGGTCAGTATTTTCCTGTGGCAGAGGACGATAGGGGGACATATTTCTATAACAGCAAAGACTTATGTCTGCTCCCCCGTGTGAATGATCTTGCAGGGGTGGGTGTGAAATCCCTTAAAATAGAAGGTCGTATGAAGTCTGTAATGTATGTCTCCACTGTGACAGGCGTCTACAGGCAGGCTATAGATGCAGCCGCAGAAGGGGACTACAGTGTGAAGGATGAGTGGATAAAACTCCTCACAAGTGTCAGCCACAGGGAATATACCGAGGCTTCCTATAGCGGTCAGGCATACAGCTCCAGCATGAATTACGGTACGTCTTCATATGTGCGGGGGTGTGATTTCCTCGCTATTGTGGAAGGTGATGCCGAAGGCGGCGTATTCATTGACGCCAAAGCCAAGTTTGGAAAAGGGGAAAAGGTTATGCTCCTGACCCCTGATATGAAAGAGACTGAAATTGAAGCCGGAAGCATAATAGCACTGAACGGCATCGAAGAGATAAACACAAAACCAGGGATGAAATATATATTAAGGGGGCTTTCCGCACCGGAAGGAAGCCTTATCAGAAGGTATGCATAA
- a CDS encoding O-methyltransferase, which yields MNNRLLNPYLRGLADGADKALHYDAEQMKTPSVEPDTGMFLEHFAYSLKPSRILELGCGVGVSTRYMAKGAPSAHITAVDYNKSRLDYAESRCAGLNTRFVNSDVIKFLKTNTETYDMIFVDSMKKQYPIVFYHAYKLLNQGGSIIFDDIFVYGEVFCEDCEIAPKYINVVKTMRNFMNHIKYTHSHSFLPIGGGLLLVRK from the coding sequence ATGAACAATAGACTGCTGAACCCATACCTGAGGGGGCTGGCAGACGGAGCGGACAAAGCTTTGCATTATGATGCGGAGCAGATGAAAACACCATCTGTTGAACCCGATACGGGGATGTTTCTCGAACATTTTGCTTATTCGTTAAAACCATCCCGAATACTTGAGCTTGGTTGCGGTGTTGGCGTTTCAACACGCTATATGGCTAAAGGTGCACCATCTGCCCATATCACTGCTGTTGATTATAATAAAAGCAGACTGGATTATGCTGAGAGCCGTTGTGCCGGACTGAACACCCGTTTTGTAAATTCTGATGTGATTAAATTTTTGAAAACCAATACAGAGACATACGATATGATCTTTGTTGATTCCATGAAAAAACAGTATCCCATAGTCTTCTATCACGCCTATAAACTCTTAAATCAGGGCGGAAGCATAATCTTTGATGATATCTTTGTATATGGCGAGGTCTTTTGTGAAGACTGTGAGATTGCGCCGAAGTATATAAATGTGGTAAAGACAATGCGGAATTTTATGAATCATATAAAATATACACATAGCCACAGTTTTCTGCCTATTGGCGGAGGACTGCTGCTGGTGAGGAAATAG
- a CDS encoding MotE family protein has protein sequence MKTKTAMLLMIIMIFTAGVQAESLVNLQAIAQELDKRKAELDEREKNIAGKEERMKALEDELLQKESELRKLKDTITARLNEIKAQEDANLDALAKAYGAAKAKSSADIISQMDIDKAVQLFLRMNSMTAGKIMSAMGKSDPKFAARISEKLTPENIQGINEQ, from the coding sequence ATGAAAACTAAAACAGCTATGCTGCTTATGATAATAATGATATTTACTGCCGGCGTACAGGCGGAAAGCCTTGTTAACCTTCAGGCTATCGCACAGGAACTTGACAAGCGCAAGGCAGAACTCGATGAGCGGGAGAAGAATATTGCCGGTAAAGAGGAACGCATGAAGGCTCTGGAGGACGAACTCCTTCAGAAAGAGAGCGAGCTCCGCAAACTGAAAGACACAATCACCGCCCGCCTTAACGAGATAAAGGCTCAGGAAGATGCCAACCTTGACGCCCTTGCAAAGGCTTACGGGGCTGCAAAAGCAAAATCCTCAGCGGATATCATATCTCAGATGGATATTGATAAGGCGGTACAGCTTTTTCTGCGTATGAATTCTATGACAGCGGGTAAGATTATGTCTGCGATGGGTAAAAGTGACCCCAAATTTGCCGCCCGTATTTCTGAAAAGCTCACACCAGAAAATATTCAAGGCATCAATGAACAATAG